In Microcoleus sp. FACHB-672, one DNA window encodes the following:
- the rpsB gene encoding 30S ribosomal protein S2 → MAVVSLAQLLESGVHFGHQTRRWNPKMSRYIFTERNGVHIIDLVQTAQLIENAYDYMRTSSEQGKKVLFVGTKRQAAGIIAQEALRCGAYFVNQRWLGGMLTNWTTIKSRVDRLKELERLEETGALDLRPKKEASMLRRELGKLQKYLGGIKSMRKIPDIVVIVDQKREYNAVQECQKLDIPIVSLLDTNCDPDVVDIPIPANDDAIRSIKLILGKLADAIYEGRHGELDTVAEEDYEDYGDDEFDDDESYEGDSDTEEEEETQE, encoded by the coding sequence ATCAAACCCGCCGCTGGAATCCCAAAATGTCGCGCTATATCTTCACTGAGCGTAACGGCGTTCACATCATCGACTTAGTGCAGACCGCTCAACTGATAGAAAATGCGTATGATTATATGCGGACTTCTTCAGAGCAGGGCAAGAAAGTTCTGTTTGTGGGCACAAAGCGTCAAGCTGCCGGTATTATCGCTCAAGAAGCTTTACGCTGCGGCGCATACTTCGTTAACCAACGCTGGTTGGGGGGAATGCTCACCAACTGGACGACGATCAAAAGTCGCGTAGATCGTTTGAAAGAACTCGAACGCCTGGAAGAAACCGGCGCACTCGATCTGCGACCCAAAAAAGAAGCCTCCATGCTGCGCCGCGAACTCGGCAAATTGCAGAAATATTTGGGCGGCATCAAAAGTATGCGGAAAATTCCAGATATCGTGGTGATCGTAGACCAGAAGCGGGAATACAACGCAGTACAAGAGTGCCAGAAGTTAGATATCCCTATTGTGTCGCTGTTAGATACGAACTGCGATCCCGATGTGGTAGATATCCCGATTCCGGCCAATGACGATGCCATCCGGTCGATTAAGCTAATATTAGGCAAACTCGCTGATGCCATCTATGAAGGGCGTCATGGTGAACTCGACACCGTAGCCGAAGAAGACTACGAGGACTACGGAGATGACGAGTTCGATGATGACGAGAGCTATGAAGGCGACTCGGATACCGAAGAGGAAGAGGAAACTCAGGA